Proteins encoded by one window of Micromonospora coxensis:
- a CDS encoding PQQ-binding-like beta-propeller repeat protein, whose protein sequence is MLLGLVTVVVLAATGVWNPFPTMWDWVDRRSPISEPDVVWQQRIGGTPKSVTIAGDTVVVEQRTRVEARSLATGAQLWERKADWAAVAGGDKDPVVAVGKLLVKGYELLDPTTGAVRRRDDDAVAVWTYRNMLLDARCVEPTDCTLSAWDPRGTAPLWTAFLPGVSSGLFADNPNLLGTRRLTAPRIDAGAAGPEAAPPLLGFPVDGRVHVVDTATGRVVQNVEPGREERLAVIGGRMLRIKAVSRDGTCQYAVSAREPATGQEVWRRAGVNLRTADSAGCVQREDPQGARNVLIGVAPDGREAVIDAYDGRLLLVDAEGEKLLAVDDRYALVRAADRRSVVGRQFGVDRARWTRPSTGRAGAALTPYAAVLSEEKPNRLIALDPRTGRELAVLRTSANALAVGANGMIIGEGREIGYVRFGAGTGVPPVPPPDGGGVGDPGGDDGGPGVEDSCGPKRELCPDPRDKDG, encoded by the coding sequence CTGCTGCTCGGGCTCGTCACCGTGGTCGTGCTGGCCGCCACCGGGGTGTGGAACCCGTTCCCGACGATGTGGGACTGGGTCGACCGCCGAAGTCCGATCTCCGAGCCGGACGTGGTCTGGCAGCAGCGCATCGGCGGCACCCCGAAGAGCGTCACCATCGCCGGGGACACCGTCGTGGTCGAGCAACGCACCCGGGTGGAGGCCCGCAGCCTGGCCACCGGGGCGCAGTTGTGGGAGCGCAAGGCCGACTGGGCGGCGGTGGCCGGCGGCGACAAGGACCCGGTCGTGGCCGTCGGCAAGCTCCTGGTCAAGGGGTACGAACTGCTCGACCCCACCACCGGGGCGGTGCGCCGCCGCGACGACGACGCGGTGGCCGTGTGGACGTACCGGAACATGCTGCTCGACGCGCGCTGCGTCGAGCCGACCGACTGCACCCTCTCCGCCTGGGACCCACGCGGCACCGCCCCGCTCTGGACGGCGTTCCTGCCCGGCGTGAGCAGCGGCCTCTTCGCCGACAACCCGAACCTGCTCGGCACCCGCCGGCTCACCGCCCCCCGGATCGACGCCGGGGCGGCCGGCCCGGAGGCCGCGCCGCCGCTGCTCGGCTTCCCGGTCGACGGCCGGGTGCACGTGGTGGACACCGCCACCGGCCGGGTGGTGCAGAACGTCGAGCCCGGCCGGGAGGAACGGCTGGCCGTGATCGGGGGCCGGATGCTCCGGATCAAGGCGGTCTCCCGCGACGGCACCTGCCAGTACGCCGTCTCCGCCCGTGAACCGGCCACCGGCCAGGAGGTGTGGCGGCGGGCCGGGGTGAACCTGCGGACCGCCGACAGCGCCGGCTGCGTCCAGCGGGAGGACCCGCAGGGCGCCCGCAACGTGCTGATCGGGGTCGCCCCGGACGGCCGGGAGGCGGTCATCGACGCCTACGACGGCCGGCTGCTGCTGGTCGACGCCGAGGGGGAGAAACTGCTCGCCGTCGACGACCGGTACGCCCTGGTCCGCGCCGCCGACCGCCGGTCGGTCGTCGGCCGCCAGTTCGGTGTCGACCGGGCGCGGTGGACCCGCCCGTCGACCGGCCGGGCGGGAGCGGCGCTCACCCCGTACGCGGCGGTGCTCAGCGAGGAGAAGCCGAACCGGCTGATCGCGCTCGACCCGCGCACCGGCCGGGAACTGGCCGTCCTGCGGACCAGCGCGAACGCGCTGGCGGTCGGGGCGAACGGCATGATCATCGGGGAGGGGCGGGAGATCGGGTACGTCCGCTTCGGCGCCGGCACGGGCGTCCCGCCGGTGCCCCCGCCCGACGGTGGCGGCGTCGGCGACCCGGGTGGCGACGACGGCGGGCCGGGCGTCGAGGACAGCTGTGGACCGAAGCGGGAGCTCTGCCCCGACCCGCGCGACAAGGACGGCTGA
- a CDS encoding fumarate hydratase gives MSSAAAFSYAPLLPTGPDTTEYRLVTDEGVDVVNGPGGRRFLTVEPSALTALTAEAMHDIAHYLRPAHLAQLRSIIDDPAASPNDRFVALDLLRNANIAAGGVLPMCQDTGTAIVMGKRGRHVLTDGTDAEAISRGVYQAYTRLNLRYSQLAPLTMWDERNTGSNLPAQVELYAEDPDGHPDAYKFLFMAKGGGSANKSYLYQETKALLNPTRMMQFLEEKLRLIGTSACPPYHLAIVIGGTSAEYALKTAKYASAKYLDALPTEGSMTAHGFRDLELEAQVLELTRNFGIGAQFGGRYFCHDVRVVRLPRHGASCPVAIAVSCSADRQAVAKITPSGVWLERLETDPARFLPDVTDETLETEEVVRVDLNRPMDEIRAELSKYPVKTRLSLTGPLVVARDIAHAKIAERLDAGEPMPQYLRDHAVYYAGPAKTPEGYASGSFGPTTAGRMDAYVEKFQAAGGSQVMLAKGNRSAQVTRSCQQHGGFYLGSIGGPAARLAQDCIKHVEVLEYPELGMEAVWKIQVEDFPAFIVVDDKGNDFFAEVTKPVLTIGRR, from the coding sequence ATGAGCAGTGCCGCCGCGTTCTCGTACGCCCCCTTGCTGCCGACCGGCCCGGACACCACCGAGTACCGACTGGTCACCGACGAGGGTGTCGATGTCGTCAACGGCCCGGGGGGCCGCCGGTTCCTGACGGTGGAGCCGAGCGCGCTGACCGCGCTGACCGCCGAGGCCATGCACGACATCGCCCACTACCTGCGCCCCGCGCACCTGGCCCAGCTCCGGTCGATCATCGACGACCCGGCCGCCTCGCCGAACGACCGGTTCGTCGCGCTGGACCTGCTGCGCAACGCCAACATCGCCGCCGGTGGCGTGCTGCCGATGTGCCAGGACACCGGCACCGCGATCGTGATGGGCAAGCGGGGCCGGCACGTGCTCACCGACGGCACCGACGCGGAGGCGATCTCCCGGGGCGTCTACCAGGCGTACACCCGGCTCAACCTGCGCTACTCGCAGCTCGCCCCGCTGACCATGTGGGACGAGCGCAACACCGGCAGCAACCTGCCGGCCCAGGTGGAGCTGTACGCCGAGGACCCGGACGGCCACCCGGACGCGTACAAGTTCCTCTTCATGGCCAAGGGCGGCGGCTCGGCGAACAAGTCGTACCTCTACCAGGAGACCAAGGCGCTGCTGAACCCGACGCGGATGATGCAGTTCCTGGAGGAGAAGCTGCGGCTCATCGGCACCTCGGCCTGCCCGCCGTACCACCTGGCCATCGTCATCGGCGGCACCTCCGCCGAGTACGCGCTGAAGACCGCCAAGTACGCCTCGGCGAAGTACCTCGACGCGCTGCCCACCGAGGGCTCGATGACCGCGCACGGCTTCCGCGACCTGGAGCTGGAGGCGCAGGTGCTGGAGCTGACCCGCAACTTCGGCATCGGGGCGCAGTTCGGCGGCCGGTACTTCTGTCACGACGTGCGGGTGGTCCGGCTGCCCCGGCACGGCGCGTCCTGCCCGGTGGCGATCGCCGTCTCCTGCTCGGCCGACCGGCAGGCGGTCGCCAAGATCACCCCGTCGGGCGTCTGGCTGGAGCGGCTGGAGACCGACCCGGCGCGTTTCCTGCCCGACGTGACCGACGAGACGCTGGAGACCGAAGAGGTCGTCCGCGTCGACCTGAACCGGCCGATGGACGAGATCCGCGCCGAGCTGTCGAAGTACCCGGTGAAGACCCGGCTGTCGCTGACCGGCCCGCTGGTCGTCGCCCGGGACATCGCGCACGCGAAGATCGCCGAGCGGCTGGACGCCGGCGAGCCGATGCCGCAGTACCTGCGCGACCACGCCGTCTACTACGCCGGTCCGGCCAAGACCCCCGAGGGTTACGCCTCCGGCTCGTTCGGCCCGACCACGGCCGGGCGGATGGACGCGTACGTGGAGAAGTTCCAGGCGGCCGGCGGCTCGCAGGTCATGCTGGCCAAGGGCAACCGGTCGGCGCAGGTCACCCGCTCCTGCCAGCAGCACGGCGGCTTCTACCTCGGCTCGATCGGCGGTCCCGCCGCCCGGCTCGCCCAGGACTGCATCAAGCACGTCGAGGTGCTCGAGTACCCCGAGCTGGGCATGGAGGCGGTCTGGAAGATCCAGGTCGAGGACTTCCCCGCCTTCATCGTGGTCGACGACAAGGGCAACGACTTCTTCGCCGAGGTCACCAAGCCGGTGCTGACCATCGGCCGGCGCTGA
- a CDS encoding RDD family protein, which produces MSVQPGWYVDPADPDTRRWWDGEGWVGSPIPVDVTPPEGPPPAEPAEPAEPPAGRPTAPAPGQPAGATPPAPGQPPTWPQGPGQPPAGWPHGQGQPPAGWPPAPGQPPAGWPQGQGPGYPAGPPPGWPGRPPLPRPHGLPLASYGARLVARLIDIGILFLLNVLVNGWFVWRYAQEVSPYLSEAWRRAVAGDTSREGLPAVSTQAEGLVIVILLIATALWFAYEVPSMAAHGQTFGKRVMGVRAVPVEADQPLGFGRAMRRWSTLGLPTLLWYCLCFGLLLQFVDAVSALFDHPLRQALHDKRAQTVVVQLPRSGDDATRTAPPDRADSPGDTP; this is translated from the coding sequence GTGAGCGTGCAACCCGGCTGGTACGTCGACCCCGCCGACCCGGACACCCGACGCTGGTGGGACGGCGAGGGCTGGGTCGGCTCCCCGATCCCGGTGGACGTGACGCCCCCGGAGGGACCACCGCCGGCCGAGCCCGCCGAGCCGGCCGAGCCGCCCGCCGGTCGGCCGACCGCGCCCGCCCCCGGGCAGCCCGCCGGGGCGACGCCACCCGCCCCGGGGCAACCGCCCACCTGGCCGCAGGGCCCGGGGCAACCGCCCGCCGGGTGGCCGCACGGCCAGGGACAACCGCCCGCCGGCTGGCCGCCCGCCCCCGGGCAACCACCCGCCGGCTGGCCGCAGGGTCAGGGGCCGGGGTACCCGGCGGGGCCGCCGCCCGGTTGGCCGGGCCGTCCACCGCTGCCCCGCCCGCACGGGCTGCCGCTGGCCTCGTACGGGGCGCGGCTGGTCGCCCGCCTGATCGACATCGGCATCCTGTTCCTGCTCAACGTCCTGGTCAACGGCTGGTTCGTCTGGCGCTACGCGCAGGAGGTCTCGCCCTACCTGAGCGAGGCGTGGCGGCGCGCGGTGGCCGGTGACACCTCCCGGGAGGGGCTGCCGGCGGTCAGCACGCAGGCCGAGGGGCTGGTGATCGTCATCCTGCTGATCGCCACCGCGCTCTGGTTCGCGTACGAGGTGCCCTCGATGGCGGCGCACGGGCAGACCTTCGGCAAGCGGGTGATGGGTGTCCGGGCCGTGCCGGTCGAGGCGGACCAGCCGCTCGGCTTCGGCCGCGCCATGCGTCGGTGGAGCACCCTGGGCCTGCCCACCCTGCTCTGGTACTGCCTCTGCTTCGGCCTGCTCCTCCAGTTCGTCGACGCGGTCTCCGCCCTCTTCGACCACCCGCTCCGCCAGGCGCTGCACGACAAGCGCGCCCAGACCGTGGTGGTGCAGCTGCCGCGATCCGGCGACGACGCCACCCGTACCGCCCCGCCCGACCGTGCCGACTCCCCGGGAGACACCCCATGA
- the hppD gene encoding 4-hydroxyphenylpyruvate dioxygenase, protein MTQAIDRPTDDVDIDRLVGAVDHDISHDPFPVKGLDHVHFLVGNAKQAAHYYSTAFGMTCVAYRGPEQGYRDHAQYVLTSGSARFVLTGAVRPDAEGAEHVAKHSDGVSDIALEVPDVDAAYAHALDQGATGLVEPHDVSDEHGTVRLAAIAAYGDTRHTLVDRSRYSGPFLPGFVARGPIVDRRPMIDAGLQPKRFFQAVDHVVGNVELGRMDEWVEFYKRVMGFSNMAEFIGDDIATDYSALMSKVVASGTRKVKFPLNEPAIARKKSQIDEYLEFYRGPGAQHIAVATNDILASVDAMRAAGVEFLETPDSYYDDPELRARIGKVRVPIEELKARKILVDRDEDGYLLQIFTKPVQDRPTVFFELIERHGSLGFGKGNFKALFEAIEREQEKRGNL, encoded by the coding sequence ATGACCCAGGCGATCGACCGACCGACCGACGACGTCGACATCGACCGGCTCGTCGGCGCGGTCGACCACGACATCAGCCACGACCCGTTCCCGGTCAAGGGCCTGGACCACGTCCACTTCCTGGTCGGCAACGCCAAGCAGGCCGCGCACTACTACTCCACCGCGTTCGGCATGACCTGCGTGGCGTACCGGGGTCCCGAGCAGGGCTACCGGGACCACGCCCAGTACGTGCTGACCAGCGGTTCGGCCCGGTTCGTGCTGACCGGCGCGGTCCGGCCGGACGCCGAGGGCGCCGAGCACGTCGCGAAGCACAGCGACGGCGTCTCGGACATCGCGCTGGAGGTGCCGGACGTCGACGCCGCGTACGCGCACGCCCTCGACCAGGGCGCGACCGGCCTGGTCGAGCCGCACGACGTCAGCGACGAGCACGGCACCGTCCGGCTGGCCGCCATCGCCGCGTACGGCGACACCCGGCACACCCTGGTCGACCGGTCCCGCTACTCCGGCCCGTTCCTGCCCGGCTTCGTCGCCCGCGGCCCGATCGTGGACCGCCGGCCGATGATCGACGCCGGCCTCCAGCCGAAGCGCTTCTTCCAGGCCGTCGACCACGTGGTCGGCAACGTCGAGCTCGGCCGGATGGACGAGTGGGTGGAGTTCTACAAGCGGGTCATGGGCTTCAGCAACATGGCCGAGTTCATCGGCGACGACATCGCCACCGACTACTCGGCGCTGATGAGCAAGGTCGTCGCCAGCGGCACCCGCAAGGTGAAGTTCCCGCTCAACGAGCCGGCCATCGCCCGCAAGAAGTCGCAGATCGACGAGTACCTGGAGTTCTACCGGGGCCCGGGGGCCCAGCACATCGCCGTGGCCACCAACGACATCCTGGCCAGCGTCGACGCGATGCGGGCGGCCGGCGTCGAGTTCCTGGAGACCCCGGACTCGTACTACGACGACCCGGAGCTGCGTGCCCGGATCGGCAAGGTGCGGGTGCCGATCGAGGAGCTGAAGGCCCGCAAGATCCTGGTCGACCGGGACGAGGACGGCTACCTGCTCCAGATCTTCACCAAGCCGGTGCAGGACCGCCCGACCGTCTTCTTCGAGCTGATCGAGCGGCACGGCTCGCTCGGCTTCGGCAAGGGCAACTTCAAGGCCCTGTTCGAGGCGATCGAGCGGGAGCAGGAGAAGCGCGGCAACCTGTAA
- a CDS encoding helix-turn-helix domain-containing protein encodes MADGRMTAAAFLVAELRRARTRRGLSQDELAKAVNYSPSMVSAVELGQQQPTAKYLELVDRALDTGGIFSRMLTELVALDTAQVWLRGWRRILAEARVLRWYESRYVPGLFQTEAYARAVFEAGDLLDQAEVERRLAERMEFQDCLYGDRVLKVVAVLDEGVLRRCVGGRKTMADQALHLARIATEHPHVRLQVVPLSAGEYPGLGGPFILAALTDDSELGVISGQGRGEELHDPANLRRLQQVWEVSLGAALPAQESVELLREIAESWN; translated from the coding sequence ATGGCGGACGGGCGGATGACGGCGGCGGCCTTCCTGGTCGCCGAACTGCGCCGGGCGCGGACGCGCCGGGGCCTGAGCCAGGACGAGCTGGCCAAGGCGGTCAACTACTCGCCGTCGATGGTGAGCGCGGTCGAGCTGGGCCAGCAGCAGCCCACCGCGAAGTACCTGGAGCTGGTCGACCGGGCCCTGGACACCGGCGGCATCTTCAGCCGCATGCTCACCGAACTGGTCGCCCTCGACACCGCGCAGGTGTGGTTGCGTGGCTGGCGGAGGATCCTGGCCGAGGCACGGGTGCTCCGCTGGTACGAGTCGCGTTACGTGCCGGGACTCTTCCAGACGGAGGCTTACGCCCGAGCGGTGTTCGAAGCCGGTGACCTGCTCGACCAGGCGGAGGTGGAGCGTCGGCTCGCGGAGCGGATGGAGTTTCAGGACTGCCTCTACGGTGACCGGGTCCTGAAGGTCGTCGCAGTCTTGGACGAGGGGGTGTTGCGCCGCTGCGTGGGCGGTCGCAAGACGATGGCCGACCAGGCTCTGCATCTCGCGCGGATCGCCACCGAGCATCCGCATGTCCGGTTGCAGGTGGTGCCGTTGTCGGCCGGGGAATACCCGGGCCTCGGTGGACCCTTCATCCTGGCGGCCCTGACCGACGACAGTGAACTCGGCGTCATCAGTGGGCAAGGGCGGGGCGAGGAGCTGCACGATCCGGCCAATCTCCGTCGGCTGCAACAGGTCTGGGAAGTTAGCCTTGGTGCGGCCCTGCCGGCGCAGGAGTCCGTCGAGCTGCTGAGGGAGATTGCCGAGTCATGGAACTGA
- a CDS encoding Lrp/AsnC family transcriptional regulator translates to MNAGQDVQLDELDARLIQLLADEPRIGVLECSRRLGVARGTAQARLDKLVERGVVTGFGPEISPTAIGFAVTSFVTLEISQRRGHDAVTAHLAAIPEVLEAHTITGGSDLLCRIVARSNADLQRVIDQIVSYDGIRRASTIIALAEQIPYRTLPLVHSATR, encoded by the coding sequence ATGAATGCTGGACAGGATGTACAGCTCGACGAACTCGACGCCCGGTTGATCCAGTTGCTCGCCGACGAGCCGCGGATCGGGGTGCTGGAGTGCTCGCGGCGGCTCGGGGTGGCCCGGGGCACCGCCCAGGCCCGGCTGGACAAGCTGGTCGAGCGCGGGGTCGTCACCGGCTTCGGGCCGGAGATCTCGCCGACCGCGATCGGGTTCGCGGTGACCAGCTTCGTCACCCTGGAGATCAGCCAGCGGCGCGGGCACGACGCGGTCACCGCCCACCTGGCGGCCATCCCGGAGGTGCTGGAGGCGCACACCATCACCGGCGGCAGCGACCTGCTCTGCCGGATCGTGGCCCGCTCCAACGCCGACCTGCAACGCGTGATCGACCAGATCGTCAGCTACGACGGCATCCGCCGCGCCTCCACGATCATCGCCCTGGCCGAACAGATCCCCTACCGCACCCTGCCCCTCGTCCACTCCGCCACCCGCTGA
- the hisC gene encoding histidinol-phosphate transaminase, whose protein sequence is MTDTGRHQPALRLTRADLDALPNYVPGRSPADLARELGLDEAIKLASNEVPYGPLPGVVEAVTEAVAGSHRYPDMGVVALRTALADRYGVAADRIATGCGSVALAEHLVRATCLPGDELLYSWRSFEAYPIIAATSGATSVRVPNDAGHGHDLAAMAAAVTDRTRMVLVCNPNNPTGTAVRKAELDRFLDAVGEDVLVVIDEAYREFVTDPEVPDGLTYLDRPNVVVLRTLSKAWGLAGLRIGWMAASPEVAAAVRKVVTPFSTSTAAQAGALAALAQADEVQRRCALVVAERDRVTEALRKLLPDVPSSQANFVWLPLGDRAVEFGKACEARGVIVRPFAGDGVRVTIGTPAENDAFLAVAEAALA, encoded by the coding sequence ATGACCGACACCGGACGTCACCAGCCCGCCCTGCGGCTGACCCGCGCCGACCTCGACGCGCTGCCGAACTACGTGCCCGGCCGCAGCCCCGCCGACCTCGCCCGCGAACTGGGCCTGGACGAGGCGATCAAGCTGGCCAGCAACGAGGTGCCGTACGGCCCGCTGCCCGGCGTGGTGGAGGCGGTCACCGAGGCGGTCGCCGGCTCGCACCGGTACCCGGACATGGGCGTGGTGGCGCTGCGCACGGCGCTCGCCGACCGCTACGGCGTGGCCGCCGACCGGATCGCCACCGGCTGCGGGTCGGTCGCGCTGGCCGAGCACCTGGTCCGGGCCACCTGCCTGCCCGGCGACGAGCTGCTCTACTCGTGGCGGTCGTTCGAGGCGTACCCGATCATCGCGGCGACCAGCGGCGCGACCAGCGTGCGGGTGCCCAACGACGCCGGGCACGGTCACGACCTGGCGGCGATGGCCGCGGCGGTGACCGACCGGACCCGGATGGTGCTGGTCTGCAACCCGAACAACCCCACCGGCACGGCGGTACGCAAGGCGGAGCTGGACCGCTTCCTCGACGCCGTCGGCGAGGACGTGCTGGTCGTCATCGACGAGGCGTACCGCGAGTTCGTCACCGACCCGGAGGTGCCGGACGGCCTGACCTACCTGGACCGGCCCAACGTGGTGGTGCTGCGGACGCTGTCCAAGGCGTGGGGCCTGGCCGGCCTGCGGATCGGCTGGATGGCCGCGAGCCCCGAGGTCGCCGCCGCCGTCCGCAAGGTGGTCACCCCCTTCTCCACCAGCACGGCCGCCCAGGCGGGCGCGCTGGCCGCGCTGGCCCAGGCCGACGAGGTGCAGCGCCGCTGCGCGCTGGTCGTCGCCGAGCGGGACCGGGTCACCGAGGCGCTGCGCAAGCTGCTCCCGGACGTGCCGTCCAGCCAGGCGAACTTCGTCTGGCTGCCGCTGGGCGACCGGGCGGTGGAGTTCGGCAAGGCGTGCGAGGCGCGCGGCGTGATCGTCCGGCCGTTCGCCGGCGACGGGGTCCGGGTCACCATCGGCACCCCCGCCGAGAACGACGCCTTCCTGGCCGTCGCCGAGGCGGCGCTGGCCTGA
- a CDS encoding RDD family protein gives MTQPPTYPTPPAGGQPPAAGGFAPPSGPVRPGHAVPPQYAPPGLTPPPGYVGPPRPMVAPPALAPNGQPLASFGDRLLAVLIDGLILMGVVMVVAMPVAFVFFLSVMPDLTATTADGGYVEPDPFADFLLPFLALEAGIFLFALGVSYVFHVEMMFRTGQTVGKRVMKLRVVPFDPAGTLDRRAAAKRWLAHQVGGSFIPGFSYLDGLWQLWDKPWQQCLHDKFARTVVVKVAP, from the coding sequence GTGACGCAGCCTCCGACGTACCCGACGCCGCCGGCCGGTGGGCAGCCGCCCGCCGCCGGCGGCTTCGCGCCCCCCTCCGGCCCCGTTCGCCCGGGGCACGCGGTCCCCCCGCAGTACGCCCCGCCCGGCCTGACCCCGCCGCCGGGGTACGTCGGGCCGCCCCGGCCGATGGTGGCGCCGCCGGCCCTCGCCCCGAACGGCCAGCCGCTGGCCAGCTTCGGCGACCGGCTGCTGGCGGTGCTGATCGACGGGCTGATCCTGATGGGGGTCGTCATGGTGGTGGCCATGCCGGTGGCGTTCGTCTTCTTCCTGAGCGTCATGCCGGACCTGACCGCCACCACGGCCGACGGCGGCTACGTCGAGCCGGACCCGTTCGCCGACTTCCTGCTGCCCTTCCTGGCGCTGGAGGCGGGGATCTTCCTGTTCGCCCTGGGCGTCAGCTACGTCTTCCACGTGGAGATGATGTTCCGGACCGGCCAGACGGTGGGCAAGCGGGTGATGAAGCTGCGGGTGGTGCCGTTCGACCCGGCCGGCACCCTGGACCGGCGGGCGGCGGCCAAGCGCTGGCTCGCCCACCAGGTCGGCGGGTCGTTCATCCCCGGGTTCAGCTACCTCGACGGGCTCTGGCAGCTCTGGGACAAGCCCTGGCAGCAGTGCCTCCACGACAAGTTCGCCCGCACCGTCGTCGTTAAGGTTGCTCCGTGA
- a CDS encoding class II fumarate hydratase produces MEPVTTPEAAGYRIERDSMGEVEVPAEALWRAQTQRAVQNFPISGRGIEPAQIKALAQIKGAAAQVNGELGVIAADVAEAVATAAAHVADGGYDDQFPIDVFQTGSGTSSNMNANEVIATLASRELGRDVHPNDDVNASQSSNDVFPSSIHLAATQFVVEDLIPSLKHLAGALEEKAAEFETVVKAGRTHLMDATPVTLGQEFGGYAAQVRYGVERLESALPRLAELPLGGTAVGTGINTPFGFAGKVIDKLRASTGLPLTEARNHFEAQGSRDALVETSGQLRTIAVGLYKMANDIRWMGSGPRAGLRELRIPDLQPGSSIMPGKVNPVVAEAMRQVCAQVIGNDATVAFAGSQGDFELNVMLPVMGRNLLESIKLLSASSRLFADRLVVGLVADAEVCLAYAEGSPSIVTPLNRHLGYDEAASIAKEALAKQVSIREVVISRGHVDSGKLTETQLDEALDLLRMTHP; encoded by the coding sequence ATGGAACCCGTGACGACTCCAGAGGCGGCGGGCTACCGGATCGAACGCGACTCGATGGGCGAGGTGGAGGTGCCCGCCGAGGCGCTGTGGCGGGCGCAGACCCAGCGTGCGGTGCAGAACTTCCCGATCTCGGGGCGGGGCATCGAGCCCGCCCAGATCAAGGCCCTGGCCCAGATCAAGGGGGCGGCGGCCCAGGTCAACGGCGAGCTGGGGGTGATCGCCGCCGATGTGGCCGAGGCCGTCGCGACGGCCGCCGCGCACGTCGCCGACGGCGGGTACGACGACCAGTTCCCGATCGACGTGTTCCAGACCGGCTCCGGCACCTCGTCCAACATGAACGCCAACGAGGTGATCGCCACCCTGGCCAGCCGGGAGCTGGGCCGGGACGTGCACCCGAACGACGACGTCAACGCCTCGCAGTCCAGCAACGACGTCTTCCCGTCCTCGATCCACCTGGCCGCCACCCAGTTCGTCGTGGAGGACCTGATCCCCTCGCTGAAGCACCTGGCCGGGGCGCTGGAGGAGAAGGCGGCCGAGTTCGAGACGGTGGTCAAGGCGGGGCGTACCCACCTGATGGACGCCACCCCGGTCACCCTCGGGCAGGAGTTCGGCGGCTACGCCGCCCAGGTCCGCTACGGCGTCGAGCGGCTGGAGTCGGCGCTGCCCCGGCTGGCGGAGCTGCCGCTGGGCGGCACCGCCGTGGGCACCGGCATCAACACCCCGTTCGGCTTCGCCGGCAAGGTGATCGACAAGCTGCGCGCCTCGACCGGGCTGCCGCTGACCGAGGCGCGCAACCACTTCGAGGCGCAGGGTTCCCGGGACGCGCTGGTGGAGACCTCCGGCCAGCTGCGGACGATCGCGGTCGGGCTCTACAAGATGGCCAACGACATCCGCTGGATGGGCTCCGGCCCCCGCGCCGGCCTGCGTGAGCTGCGCATCCCCGACCTCCAGCCCGGCTCGTCGATCATGCCGGGCAAGGTGAACCCGGTGGTCGCCGAGGCGATGCGCCAGGTGTGCGCGCAGGTGATCGGCAACGACGCCACCGTGGCGTTCGCCGGTTCGCAGGGCGACTTCGAGCTGAACGTGATGCTCCCGGTGATGGGCCGCAACCTGTTGGAGTCGATCAAGCTGCTGTCGGCGTCCAGCCGGCTCTTCGCCGACCGTCTGGTGGTCGGCCTGGTCGCGGACGCCGAGGTCTGCCTGGCGTACGCGGAGGGATCGCCGTCGATCGTCACCCCGCTCAACCGCCACCTCGGGTACGACGAGGCCGCCTCGATCGCCAAGGAGGCGCTGGCGAAGCAGGTCTCCATCCGGGAGGTGGTGATCTCCCGGGGGCACGTCGATTCCGGCAAGCTCACCGAGACCCAGCTCGACGAGGCTCTCGACCTGCTCCGCATGACCCACCCCTGA